In Archangium violaceum, the following are encoded in one genomic region:
- a CDS encoding cold-shock protein produces the protein MATGTVKWFNDAKGFGFIAPDDGGEDVFCHHTAINMDGFRSLAEGQKVQYEVTRGPKGLQAQNVRPA, from the coding sequence ATGGCAACGGGTACCGTGAAGTGGTTCAACGACGCGAAGGGCTTCGGTTTCATCGCGCCGGACGACGGTGGCGAGGATGTCTTCTGCCACCACACCGCCATCAACATGGATGGCTTCCGCTCCCTGGCCGAAGGTCAGAAGGTGCAATACGAGGTGACACGCGGCCCCAAGGGCCTGCAGGCGCAGAACGTGCGTCCTGCCTGA
- a CDS encoding periplasmic heavy metal sensor has translation MFGFVFGTACLAGLFYTLRGNRRWGHRHGGRWSWRGRMRWLFERLDTSPGQEKVIVQAADDLTEAFEKMRDEMSATRAAVARSLRGEAFDSSSLRELDAKHDELIDNLRKTLRTSLSKIHEALDAKQRRELADLLEHGWGYGYRHSGYGGGCGGWRGARSC, from the coding sequence ATGTTCGGATTCGTTTTCGGTACCGCCTGCCTGGCTGGCCTCTTCTACACCCTGCGCGGCAACCGCCGCTGGGGCCACCGCCACGGAGGCCGCTGGAGCTGGCGCGGCCGGATGCGCTGGCTCTTCGAGCGCCTGGACACCTCGCCCGGCCAGGAGAAGGTCATCGTCCAGGCCGCGGACGACCTCACCGAGGCCTTCGAGAAGATGCGTGACGAGATGAGCGCCACGCGCGCCGCCGTCGCCCGCTCGCTGCGGGGCGAGGCGTTCGACAGTTCCAGCCTGCGCGAGCTGGACGCGAAGCACGACGAGCTCATCGACAACCTGCGCAAGACGCTGCGCACCTCGCTGTCGAAGATCCACGAGGCGCTGGACGCGAAGCAGCGGCGCGAGCTGGCGGACCTGCTCGAGCACGGCTGGGGATACGGCTACCGCCACTCCGGCTACGGGGGCGGCTGCGGTGGCTGGCGCGGCGCCCGTTCCTGCTGA
- a CDS encoding tetratricopeptide repeat protein yields the protein MSTPSSKTLSPAELAKLEHSFASDPSSEAYKPLAEAYLAMGRFMEAMVVCKKGVKAHPNRADPRLLLARVYSEQGKDKKALEEVLGALQVQPTDKASLRMAGVLQLKTGEADAGKANLLKAYEADPGDADTLAAMQQYSVQAPVAAAPAPAPAPVVAAPAPVAAPAPVAAAPVAAPAPAPVAAAPVAAPAPAPAPSRKHVAEDDEEAPRPKRSQPARPVARAAVVDDDVDDDDEDAPRKRKSGSGSSKYITLGLLIAVPIVLGGFFVQGRMAAQRNREIKKQLEAATEQLKHDSFDSYKKACEAADKALEVDADSTAAHGYLAYAYAIRWGEHGGGDEAKRRAEEHLASAKKSGEISSHLYAAEALVKTYGGKGKEALTELEQRVKSFDEQGKRSSLLYLTLGLIQMNAGDMDRAKDNLEKAQGLSPDDPRIYAALGAVYRRLGQDGTAWKNYDFALRYEKDHPESLLGKSLLMLEQDTPNYELAAVMVKKLLEAQPPPSPRQLAAAYLARSLLISRVSAGMDKFKPEEQTKISEVTGVPTDKEKARQELIKAEDTGFTLDKLSPELSLIKGRRLILEQHFDEAATEIRKAIKIDPTRAQFYVELAKALMGKPGGEKEASEALATAIKTMGDSPKLLTMLGDAYRRQNKLDDALKTYERAVKDANAKNPEARLAIGTIYRQRSDWAKAQESLEKAATEFIGQPDRAATTLLELARVFEGKGDAAKADETYQKALNADEEYAPAYYHYAAFLSKDKKQAAKAKLLAQEYIKREPKGEFVAQAQAL from the coding sequence ATGTCTACTCCATCATCGAAGACGTTGAGCCCGGCCGAGCTTGCGAAGCTGGAGCACTCGTTCGCTTCCGACCCCTCATCTGAAGCCTACAAGCCACTGGCCGAGGCCTACCTGGCCATGGGCCGTTTCATGGAAGCGATGGTCGTCTGCAAGAAAGGGGTGAAGGCTCACCCCAATCGTGCCGATCCCCGCCTCCTCCTCGCCCGCGTCTACTCCGAGCAGGGCAAGGACAAGAAGGCCCTGGAAGAGGTGCTCGGCGCCCTCCAGGTCCAGCCCACCGACAAGGCCTCGCTGCGCATGGCCGGTGTGCTCCAACTCAAGACCGGCGAGGCCGACGCGGGCAAGGCCAACCTCCTCAAGGCGTACGAGGCGGACCCTGGCGATGCCGACACGCTGGCGGCGATGCAGCAGTACTCGGTGCAGGCCCCCGTGGCCGCCGCGCCGGCTCCCGCCCCCGCTCCCGTGGTGGCCGCTCCCGCACCCGTGGCGGCTCCCGCTCCGGTGGCCGCGGCTCCTGTCGCAGCGCCGGCTCCCGCTCCGGTGGCCGCGGCCCCCGTCGCAGCGCCGGCTCCCGCTCCCGCTCCTTCCCGCAAGCACGTGGCCGAGGACGACGAGGAGGCGCCGCGTCCCAAGCGCTCGCAGCCCGCGCGCCCGGTCGCCCGTGCGGCGGTCGTCGATGATGACGTCGACGACGACGACGAGGACGCGCCCCGCAAGCGCAAGTCCGGCTCCGGCTCCAGCAAGTACATCACGCTCGGCCTGCTGATCGCCGTGCCCATCGTCCTGGGTGGCTTCTTCGTCCAGGGCCGCATGGCCGCTCAGCGCAACCGGGAGATCAAGAAGCAGCTCGAGGCCGCCACCGAGCAGCTCAAGCACGACTCCTTCGACTCGTACAAGAAGGCCTGCGAGGCGGCCGACAAGGCGCTCGAGGTCGACGCCGACTCCACCGCCGCGCACGGCTACCTGGCCTACGCCTACGCCATCCGCTGGGGTGAGCACGGCGGCGGTGACGAGGCCAAGCGCAGGGCCGAGGAGCATCTGGCCTCCGCCAAGAAGAGCGGGGAGATCAGCTCGCACCTCTACGCCGCCGAGGCGCTCGTCAAGACGTACGGTGGCAAGGGCAAGGAGGCCCTCACCGAGCTCGAGCAGCGCGTGAAGTCCTTCGACGAGCAGGGCAAGCGCAGCTCGCTGCTGTACCTGACGCTGGGTCTCATCCAGATGAACGCGGGCGACATGGATCGCGCCAAGGACAACCTGGAGAAGGCCCAGGGCCTGTCTCCGGATGACCCGCGCATCTACGCCGCGCTCGGCGCGGTGTACCGCCGGCTCGGCCAGGACGGCACCGCCTGGAAGAACTACGACTTCGCCCTGCGCTACGAGAAGGACCACCCCGAGTCGCTGCTCGGCAAGTCGCTGCTGATGCTGGAGCAGGACACGCCAAACTACGAGCTGGCGGCCGTCATGGTGAAGAAGCTGCTGGAGGCCCAGCCGCCCCCTTCGCCTCGTCAGCTCGCGGCGGCCTACCTGGCGCGCTCGCTGCTCATCTCCCGCGTGTCCGCGGGCATGGACAAGTTCAAGCCCGAGGAGCAGACGAAGATCTCCGAGGTCACCGGCGTGCCCACCGACAAGGAAAAGGCGCGTCAGGAGCTCATCAAGGCCGAGGACACCGGCTTCACCCTGGACAAGCTCAGCCCCGAGCTGTCGCTCATCAAGGGCCGCCGGCTGATCCTCGAGCAGCATTTCGATGAGGCCGCCACGGAGATCCGCAAGGCCATCAAGATCGACCCCACCCGCGCCCAGTTCTACGTGGAGCTGGCCAAGGCCCTCATGGGCAAGCCGGGCGGCGAGAAGGAGGCCTCCGAGGCGCTCGCCACCGCCATCAAGACCATGGGTGACAGCCCCAAGCTGCTCACCATGCTGGGTGACGCCTACCGCCGGCAGAACAAGCTGGATGACGCGCTCAAGACGTACGAGCGCGCGGTGAAGGACGCCAACGCCAAGAACCCGGAGGCCCGTCTGGCCATCGGCACCATCTACCGCCAGCGCTCGGACTGGGCGAAGGCGCAGGAGTCGCTGGAGAAGGCGGCCACCGAGTTCATCGGCCAGCCGGACCGGGCCGCCACGACGCTGCTCGAGCTGGCGCGCGTCTTCGAGGGCAAGGGCGACGCCGCCAAGGCCGACGAGACGTACCAGAAGGCGCTCAACGCGGACGAGGAGTACGCCCCGGCCTACTACCACTACGCGGCGTTCCTCTCGAAGGACAAGAAGCAGGCCGCCAAGGCCAAGTTGCTGGCGCAGGAGTACATCAAGCGCGAGCCCAAGGGCGAGTTCGTGGCCCAGGCCCAGGCGCTGTGA
- a CDS encoding HAMP domain-containing sensor histidine kinase: MRRDSRFHAGRHPHGHRGWARRWPMSRLGWFIRAHLRRRLFVWFGVSIFITFLVVVTVMNVMGGLMGGGSSWHQETERVRTFVGHQLAAVWDDPARRDALARSVTQDLAFDVELRDASGALLLRTGGPCAPHSELTVPVEREGVKLGTARACFGRTRPRQPWRGPMVLLLAGATLWMATGWLARQLSRPLDTLARTAQELGEGKLDARVQLGRHATGEMTVLAEVFNEMAARIERQMADQRELLAAVSHELRTPLAHLRVLVELMRDAGGPERTADQMEREVVELDALVGELLASSRLDFGQLSARELDGKDLALRALERMGQPVETLAVEVADAKLVGDATLLGRALANLLDNARKHGQGAEALRLLERDGQLAFCVDDRGPGLLPGEETRIFEPFYRKDRGGEAREAGSLGLGLALVQRIARAHGGDTFAENRPGGGARVGFTLRREGPPAVKSPPTATHSRV, encoded by the coding sequence ATGAGACGGGACTCGCGCTTCCACGCGGGCCGGCATCCTCACGGGCACAGGGGATGGGCCCGGCGCTGGCCCATGAGCCGGCTCGGCTGGTTCATCCGGGCCCACCTGCGCCGGCGGCTCTTCGTCTGGTTCGGTGTGTCCATCTTCATCACCTTCCTGGTGGTCGTCACCGTGATGAACGTGATGGGGGGCCTGATGGGCGGTGGCTCCTCCTGGCATCAGGAGACGGAGCGCGTGCGCACCTTCGTGGGCCACCAGCTCGCCGCGGTGTGGGATGACCCCGCGCGCCGGGACGCGCTCGCCCGGTCGGTCACCCAGGATCTGGCCTTCGACGTGGAGCTGCGGGATGCCTCCGGGGCGCTGTTGCTGCGTACCGGTGGGCCCTGTGCCCCCCACTCGGAGCTCACCGTGCCGGTGGAGCGCGAGGGCGTGAAGCTCGGCACCGCGCGGGCCTGCTTCGGGCGAACCCGGCCCCGGCAACCCTGGCGAGGGCCCATGGTGCTGCTGCTGGCCGGAGCCACGCTGTGGATGGCCACGGGGTGGCTCGCCCGGCAGCTGTCGCGCCCGCTGGACACGCTGGCTCGGACGGCGCAGGAGCTCGGCGAGGGCAAGCTGGACGCGCGCGTGCAGTTGGGCCGGCACGCCACCGGCGAGATGACCGTGCTGGCCGAGGTCTTCAACGAGATGGCCGCGCGCATCGAGCGGCAGATGGCGGATCAGCGCGAGCTGCTGGCCGCGGTGTCGCACGAGCTGCGCACGCCGCTGGCGCACCTGCGCGTCCTCGTGGAGCTGATGCGCGACGCCGGAGGCCCGGAGCGCACGGCGGACCAGATGGAGCGCGAGGTGGTGGAGCTGGATGCCCTGGTGGGCGAGCTGCTGGCGAGCTCGCGGCTGGACTTCGGGCAGCTGAGCGCTCGTGAGCTGGACGGGAAGGACTTGGCTTTGCGGGCGCTGGAGCGGATGGGGCAGCCGGTGGAGACGCTGGCGGTGGAGGTGGCCGACGCGAAGCTGGTGGGGGACGCCACGCTGTTGGGGCGCGCACTGGCCAACCTGCTGGACAACGCGCGCAAGCACGGCCAGGGCGCCGAGGCCCTGAGGCTGCTCGAGCGCGACGGTCAGCTGGCCTTCTGCGTGGACGACCGGGGCCCGGGGTTGCTGCCCGGCGAGGAGACGCGCATCTTCGAGCCCTTCTACCGGAAGGACCGGGGCGGAGAGGCGCGCGAGGCGGGCTCGCTGGGACTGGGGCTCGCGCTGGTGCAGCGGATTGCCCGGGCGCACGGCGGCGACACCTTCGCGGAGAACCGTCCGGGAGGAGGCGCCCGGGTGGGCTTCACGCTGCGGCGAGAGGGGCCCCCAGCGGTCAAGTCACCGCCCACAGCGACCCACTCTCGAGTGTGA
- a CDS encoding ABC transporter ATP-binding protein — translation MSTALKALSPAASRSAAPLLQLDGLTRCFKQRVALDGLNLSVRAGEIVGLLGPNGAGKSTTFQLLAGLLAPDAGRVLFEGRPLSLNDPALRQRMGIIFQRSSLDDLMSARENLMLGARLYGLTGAWARERVEQMLRLIGLEARGDERVSTWSGGMRRRLELARALVHQPSIVLMDEPTQGLDEASFRSFWAHLRALRDAEGLTVLLTTHRADEAEMCDRLAVLDSGRLVATDTPAALAARVGGDILTLEAREPEALADELRARLGLEARVVEGRVQVEVEQGHALVPRLVEAFPAGRLASVSLRRPTLADVFLQLTGRVLGADQPAAEPVRRRSRH, via the coding sequence ATGTCCACGGCCCTGAAGGCCCTCTCTCCGGCGGCCAGCCGCTCCGCGGCGCCCCTGCTCCAACTCGACGGTCTCACCCGGTGCTTCAAGCAGCGGGTGGCGCTGGATGGGTTGAACCTCTCGGTGCGGGCGGGGGAGATCGTCGGCCTGCTCGGCCCCAACGGCGCCGGGAAGTCCACCACCTTCCAGCTGCTCGCCGGCCTGCTCGCGCCGGATGCCGGACGCGTCCTGTTCGAGGGGCGGCCCCTGTCGCTCAACGACCCGGCCCTGCGCCAGCGCATGGGCATCATCTTCCAGCGCAGCAGCCTGGATGACCTGATGAGCGCGCGGGAGAACCTCATGCTCGGCGCCCGGCTGTATGGGCTGACGGGCGCGTGGGCCCGCGAGCGCGTGGAGCAGATGCTCCGGCTCATCGGCCTCGAGGCGCGCGGCGACGAGCGCGTCTCCACCTGGTCCGGTGGCATGCGCCGGCGCTTGGAGCTGGCGCGCGCCCTGGTGCACCAGCCGAGCATCGTCCTCATGGACGAGCCCACCCAGGGGCTCGACGAGGCCTCCTTCCGCTCCTTCTGGGCGCACCTGCGCGCCCTGCGCGACGCCGAGGGCCTCACCGTGCTGCTCACCACGCACCGCGCCGACGAGGCGGAGATGTGCGACCGGCTGGCGGTGCTGGACTCCGGACGGCTGGTGGCCACCGACACCCCGGCGGCGCTGGCCGCTCGGGTGGGCGGGGACATCCTCACCCTGGAGGCCCGGGAGCCCGAGGCCCTCGCGGACGAGCTGCGCGCCCGGCTGGGGTTGGAGGCCCGCGTGGTGGAGGGCCGCGTGCAGGTGGAGGTGGAGCAGGGGCACGCGCTGGTCCCCCGGCTGGTGGAGGCCTTCCCGGCCGGCCGGCTCGCCTCCGTGTCCTTGCGCCGTCCCACCCTCGCGGACGTGTTCCTCCAACTCACCGGCCGGGTGCTCGGGGCGGACCAGCCCGCCGCCGAGCCCGTCCGCCGTAGGAGTCGTCATTGA
- a CDS encoding carboxypeptidase regulatory-like domain-containing protein, whose protein sequence is MKLRTLGVAVLGAVGLAALPACKEEQSPSTAGRGSTPPSSAQAPAEVKKAEAPPEAPAPEVGGGTVRGTVSFKGTPPASAAIAPSEDPACQGMALTDQSLQVKDGKLANVLVRVRGLVPRSRPAKPAIIDQQQCTYLPRVQGVATGQPILIKNSDGTLHNARALAGAKTLFNVAQPPNGKAVERNLPAEAEVVRLKCDIHPWMVSWVVVNSNPYFATSGADGSFSIEHLPVGSYTLEAWHETLGTQTAEVSVKDGETASVSFEFAATAQARGSAPGGAK, encoded by the coding sequence ATGAAGCTGCGTACGCTGGGCGTCGCGGTGCTCGGTGCCGTGGGGCTCGCCGCCCTTCCGGCTTGCAAGGAAGAGCAGTCCCCGTCGACCGCCGGCCGGGGGTCCACCCCTCCGTCCTCCGCGCAGGCTCCGGCCGAGGTGAAGAAGGCCGAGGCCCCCCCGGAGGCTCCCGCCCCAGAGGTCGGTGGTGGCACCGTGCGTGGCACCGTCTCCTTCAAGGGCACGCCGCCCGCGTCCGCCGCCATCGCGCCCAGCGAGGATCCCGCCTGCCAGGGCATGGCGCTGACGGACCAGTCCCTCCAGGTGAAGGACGGCAAGCTGGCCAACGTGCTCGTGCGCGTGCGCGGCCTGGTGCCCCGCTCGCGTCCGGCGAAGCCCGCGATCATCGACCAGCAGCAGTGCACCTACCTGCCGCGTGTGCAGGGCGTCGCCACCGGTCAGCCCATCCTCATCAAGAACAGCGACGGCACGCTGCACAACGCGCGCGCTCTCGCCGGGGCGAAGACCCTCTTCAACGTGGCCCAGCCTCCCAACGGCAAGGCCGTGGAGCGCAACCTGCCCGCCGAGGCCGAGGTGGTCCGCCTCAAGTGCGACATCCACCCGTGGATGGTCTCCTGGGTCGTGGTGAACTCCAACCCGTACTTCGCCACCTCCGGCGCCGATGGCTCCTTCTCCATCGAGCACCTGCCCGTCGGCAGCTACACCCTCGAGGCCTGGCACGAGACGCTCGGTACCCAGACGGCCGAGGTGTCCGTGAAGGACGGGGAGACGGCTTCCGTTTCCTTCGAGTTCGCGGCGACGGCTCAGGCCAGGGGCTCCGCTCCCGGGGGCGCGAAGTAG
- a CDS encoding response regulator transcription factor yields the protein MATRVLLIDDDTRMYELLAQYLGQNGITVAHAPDGGRGLAALEANTYDAVLLDVMMPGMDGLEVCRRIRAKSTLPILMLTARGDETDRVVGLELGADDYLAKPFSPRELLARLRAVLRRAQPASVAEKLESSGVSIDVSAREVRVGGRQVELTGLEFDMLVALVRRAGRVIPRDALLGEAGRSDTVVGERTVDVHISHLRQKLGDEGSRLIKTVRGVGYLFAKEGP from the coding sequence ATGGCCACCCGCGTCCTCCTCATCGACGATGACACCCGGATGTACGAGCTGCTCGCGCAGTACCTCGGGCAGAACGGCATCACCGTCGCCCACGCACCCGATGGAGGACGCGGACTGGCCGCGCTGGAGGCCAACACCTACGACGCCGTGCTGCTGGACGTGATGATGCCGGGCATGGACGGGCTGGAGGTGTGCCGGCGCATCCGAGCCAAGAGCACCCTGCCCATCCTCATGCTCACCGCGCGCGGCGACGAGACGGACCGCGTGGTGGGGCTGGAGCTCGGCGCGGATGACTACCTGGCCAAGCCCTTCAGCCCGCGCGAGCTGCTCGCGCGCCTGAGGGCCGTGCTGCGGCGCGCCCAGCCCGCCTCGGTGGCCGAGAAGCTGGAGTCCAGCGGCGTCTCCATCGACGTGTCGGCCCGCGAGGTGCGCGTGGGCGGCCGGCAGGTGGAGCTCACCGGGCTCGAGTTCGACATGCTGGTGGCCCTGGTGCGGCGGGCCGGGCGCGTCATTCCGCGCGATGCGCTGCTCGGCGAGGCCGGCCGGAGCGACACCGTGGTGGGCGAGCGCACCGTGGACGTGCACATCTCCCACCTGCGGCAGAAGCTGGGCGACGAGGGCTCGCGCCTCATCAAGACGGTGCGTGGCGTGGGCTACCTCTTCGCCAAAGAGGGCCCATGA
- the cyoE gene encoding heme o synthase: MSARAVSQSNIASDLLSLTKPRLSGLVIATTAGGMWLAPGELTVTRILVTLLATSGTVGAANALNCYWERHSDRFMARTRNRPLPSGRMEPATALGFGLLLAAVSLPALALGANLLTAGLGLLALLSYVLMYTPLKPRTSTAMLVGAVPGALPPLMGWTAVTGQIDAGGYVLFAILFLWQIPHFIAIALFRKDEYAAAGLKSVPLERGDDSSRLQIVLYLVALVPMTLLPFQLRIAGGWYLAAAVVLGLSFLGLGATGLFRSLGRSWARQTFLFSLLYLAGLFAALMLDSGGHG, encoded by the coding sequence GTGAGCGCGCGAGCCGTGAGCCAGTCGAACATCGCTTCGGACCTGCTGTCCCTCACCAAGCCCAGGTTGTCGGGCCTGGTCATCGCCACCACCGCGGGCGGCATGTGGCTGGCCCCCGGTGAGCTGACGGTGACGCGCATCCTGGTGACGCTGCTGGCCACCTCCGGCACGGTGGGCGCCGCCAACGCGCTCAACTGCTACTGGGAGCGCCACAGCGACCGCTTCATGGCGCGCACCCGCAACCGCCCGCTGCCCTCGGGCCGCATGGAGCCGGCGACGGCGCTGGGCTTCGGCCTGCTGCTGGCGGCCGTGTCCCTGCCCGCGCTCGCCCTGGGCGCCAACCTGCTCACCGCGGGGCTGGGGCTCCTGGCGCTCCTCAGCTACGTGCTCATGTACACGCCCCTCAAGCCGCGCACCTCGACCGCCATGCTGGTGGGCGCGGTGCCCGGCGCGCTCCCCCCGCTCATGGGGTGGACGGCCGTGACGGGGCAGATCGACGCGGGCGGCTACGTCCTCTTCGCCATCCTCTTCCTGTGGCAGATCCCCCACTTCATCGCCATCGCCCTGTTCCGCAAGGACGAGTACGCGGCGGCCGGTCTCAAGTCCGTGCCGCTCGAGCGGGGCGATGACTCCAGCCGGCTGCAGATCGTCCTCTACCTGGTGGCGCTGGTGCCCATGACGCTGCTGCCCTTCCAGCTGCGCATCGCCGGGGGCTGGTACCTGGCGGCCGCCGTGGTGCTGGGCCTGTCGTTCCTCGGGCTGGGGGCCACGGGTCTCTTCCGGAGCCTGGGAAGGTCCTGGGCCCGCCAGACGTTCCTGTTCAGCCTGCTGTACCTGGCCGGCCTCTTCGCCGCGCTGATGCTCGACAGCGGGGGACACGGTTGA
- a CDS encoding DUF2760 domain-containing protein, whose product MTEQPSLSFFARFWLAFVCFWRIWFNPPFAQAVLPVREADKAGLLPAGATPAELPNKTEPVEKQPPAPLPPEREHAPALQVLAMLQREGRLIDFLQEDVAAFPDADVGAAARIVHEGCRKVLRQYLTLEPVLPQSEGDAVNVPAGFDAQRIRLTGNVAGQPPYNGALKHHGWVTTAVKFPSTSPAMDPRVLAPAEVELP is encoded by the coding sequence ATGACCGAACAGCCCTCGCTTTCGTTCTTCGCCCGTTTCTGGCTCGCGTTCGTGTGCTTCTGGCGGATCTGGTTCAACCCGCCATTCGCACAGGCCGTACTGCCGGTGCGTGAGGCCGACAAGGCTGGCCTGCTGCCGGCCGGGGCCACGCCCGCCGAGCTGCCGAACAAGACCGAGCCGGTGGAGAAGCAGCCGCCCGCCCCGCTGCCCCCCGAGCGGGAGCACGCCCCGGCCCTGCAGGTGCTCGCCATGCTGCAGCGGGAGGGGCGCCTCATCGACTTCCTCCAGGAGGACGTGGCCGCCTTCCCGGACGCGGACGTGGGCGCCGCGGCCCGCATCGTCCACGAGGGGTGCCGCAAGGTGCTGCGTCAGTACCTCACCCTGGAGCCGGTGCTGCCCCAGTCCGAGGGTGACGCGGTGAACGTGCCCGCCGGTTTCGACGCCCAGCGCATCCGCCTCACGGGCAACGTGGCCGGTCAGCCTCCCTATAACGGCGCGCTGAAGCACCACGGCTGGGTGACCACGGCCGTGAAATTCCCGTCCACCAGTCCGGCGATGGACCCTCGGGTCCTCGCGCCCGCTGAAGTCGAGCTGCCCTGA
- a CDS encoding ABC transporter permease: protein MNAHATTAPDSDVPETGPSGPELDIRRDSRVEARAPSALALQWSTVRVLLARDVVRFFRQPSRIVGALAQPILFWFVIGAGFSGSFRVEGAQGLDYQRFSFPGVVTMVVLFSAIFATISVIEDRREGFLQSVLAGPGSRLAVVLGKALGSSAIALLQASLFLLFAPLAGVKAATLDVPLLLGVMVLSALGLTGMGIALAWWVRSTAGYHAVMSIVLLPMWVLSGAMFPLKGAGPLLAWVMRLNPMRFSVEGIRRALYGAEASLAVGTASSGAGLEVPVLFVFATVFLALAAFSVNRRE, encoded by the coding sequence ATGAACGCCCATGCCACCACCGCTCCCGACTCCGACGTGCCCGAGACGGGGCCGTCCGGGCCGGAGCTGGACATCCGACGCGACTCCCGCGTGGAGGCCCGGGCCCCGAGCGCGCTCGCGCTCCAGTGGTCCACCGTGCGCGTGCTGCTGGCGCGCGACGTGGTGCGCTTCTTCCGTCAGCCCAGCCGCATCGTCGGGGCGCTCGCCCAGCCCATCCTCTTCTGGTTCGTCATCGGCGCGGGCTTCTCCGGCTCCTTCCGCGTGGAGGGCGCCCAGGGCCTGGACTACCAGCGCTTCTCCTTCCCCGGTGTCGTCACCATGGTGGTGCTCTTCAGCGCCATCTTCGCCACCATCTCCGTCATCGAGGACCGGCGCGAGGGCTTCCTCCAATCCGTCCTCGCCGGGCCGGGCTCCCGCCTGGCGGTGGTGCTGGGCAAGGCGCTGGGCTCCTCGGCCATCGCCCTGCTGCAGGCCTCGCTCTTCCTCCTCTTCGCCCCCTTGGCCGGGGTGAAGGCCGCCACCCTGGACGTGCCGCTGCTGCTGGGGGTGATGGTGCTGTCCGCCCTGGGCCTCACCGGCATGGGCATCGCGCTCGCCTGGTGGGTGCGCTCCACCGCCGGCTACCACGCGGTGATGAGCATCGTGCTGTTGCCCATGTGGGTGCTCTCCGGCGCCATGTTCCCCCTCAAGGGCGCCGGGCCGCTGCTGGCCTGGGTGATGCGCCTCAACCCCATGCGCTTCTCCGTGGAAGGCATCCGGCGCGCGCTCTACGGCGCCGAGGCTTCACTCGCCGTGGGGACCGCCTCCTCCGGCGCGGGTCTGGAGGTGCCGGTGCTGTTCGTCTTCGCCACCGTCTTCCTGGCTCTGGCCGCCTTCAGCGTCAATCGCCGGGAGTGA